From the genome of Desulfovibrio sp. JY:
CCATCCTGGCCCAGAAGGGACAGGACGTGCATTGCTTCTACGTGGCCATCGGCCAGAAGAAGTCCACCGTCGCCCTGGTCGCCGAGACCCTGCGTCGCTACGGGGCCATGGAATACACCACCATCATTTCGGCCACCGCTTCCGAGCCGGCCTCGCTGCAGTTCATCAGCGCCTACTCCGGCTGCACCATGGCTGAGTATCACCGCGACAACGGCCGCCATGCCCTGATCATCTACGACGACCTTTCCAAGCAGGCCGTGGCTTATCGCCAGATGTCCCTGCTGCTGCGTCGTCCTCCCGGACGTGAGGCCTATCCGGGCGACGTCTTCTACCTGCACTCCCGTCTGCTGGAGCGCGCCGCCAAGCTGTCCGACAAGCTCGGCGCCGGGTCGCTGACCGCCCTGCCCATCATCGAAACCCAGGCGGGCGACGTTTCGGCCTACATTCCGACCAACGTCATCTCCATCACCGACGGACAGGTCTACCTCGAGCCGAACCTGTTCAACGCCGGTGTCCGTCCGGCCATCAACGTCGGTCTGTCGGTCTCCCGCGTCGGCGGCGCCGCCCAGGTCAAGGCCATGAAGCAGGTCGCCGGCACGCTGCGCCTCGACCTCGCCCAGTACCGCGAACTGGCCGCCTTCGCCCAGTTCGGTTCCGACCTGGACAAGGCCACCCAGCTCAAGCTCAACCGCGGCGTGCGCATGGTCGAGCTCCTCAAGCAGCCCCAGTACAAGCCGCTGGCCGTTGAAGAGCAGGTCATTTCCCTGTTCGCCGGCACCCGCGGCTTCATGGACGACGTGCCGGTCGAGAGCGTGGGCCAGTTCGAGGTCGCCATGCAGGAGTTCTTCCACAACGCCAAGAGCGACATCCTGGCCGAGATCCGGGAAAAGGCGAAACTCGACGACGGCCTTATCGCCAAGCTTGGCGCGGCTATCGAAGAGTTCAAGAAGGGCTTCAAGGCCTAGCCGCGCGTTGATCGAAAACAACAAAATGTTTTTGCCAACGTCACGACAGGCCTAAAGGGGGAGCCATGCCTGCGCTCAAAGACGTCAAGGTTAAGATAACTGCGGTCAAAAAGACCAAGCAGATCACCAAGGCCATGAACATGGTGGCCTCGGCGAAGTTGCGCAATGCCCAGGCGCGCATCGAGCGGTTTCGCCCCTATGCCGACAAGTTCTACGAGATGCTCGGCGAACTGGCCAAGGGGGCCGATCCTTCGGTGCATCCGCTGCTCGAGGCCCGGGAGGAAGTGAAGAACGTCCTTTTGGTCGTCATCACCTCGGACCGTGGCCTTTGCGGCGCCTTCAACCACAGCATCGTCTCGGCGGCTCTCAAGGTCGCCAGGGCCAAGGCGGCCGAAGGCAAGACGGTCAAGATCCTGTGCGTCGGCCGTAAGGGCCGCGACTCCTTCCGGCACACGGAGTTCGAGATCGTCGCCGCCTATGTCAACGAGATGAATTCCTTCGACTTCACCCTGGCCTCGCGCATCGGCGCCGAGGTCATCGGCGGGTACGTCGGCGGGACTTACGATGAAGTGACCATGGCCTTCGGCAAGTTCGTAAGCCTGGCCCGGCAGGAAGCCACCCTGCTGCCGGTTTTGCCCTTGTCCCCGGCCGAGGCCGCCGGGGAAGCGGCGGAGCCGGTCGGGCCCAAGGCGGAATACATCTACGAGCCGTCGGTGGAGGGCCTGCTTGCCGAACTCCTGCCCCGGTTCATCAATGTCCAGATCTACCGCGGCCTGCTCGATACTTCCGCCAGCGAGCACGCCGCCCGCATGCGGTCCATGGACAATGCCACCAGGAACTGCGACGACCTCGTCAGCTCGCTGACCCTGGTCTACAACAAGGCTCGGCAGGCGGCCATCACCACGGAACTGATGGACATCG
Proteins encoded in this window:
- a CDS encoding F0F1 ATP synthase subunit gamma, whose translation is MPALKDVKVKITAVKKTKQITKAMNMVASAKLRNAQARIERFRPYADKFYEMLGELAKGADPSVHPLLEAREEVKNVLLVVITSDRGLCGAFNHSIVSAALKVARAKAAEGKTVKILCVGRKGRDSFRHTEFEIVAAYVNEMNSFDFTLASRIGAEVIGGYVGGTYDEVTMAFGKFVSLARQEATLLPVLPLSPAEAAGEAAEPVGPKAEYIYEPSVEGLLAELLPRFINVQIYRGLLDTSASEHAARMRSMDNATRNCDDLVSSLTLVYNKARQAAITTELMDIVGGSEALKG
- the atpA gene encoding F0F1 ATP synthase subunit alpha encodes the protein MQIKAEEISQIIEQQIQNYESRVEMSETGTVLSVGDQIARVYGVQNAMAMELLEFPGGVMGLVLNLEEDNVGVALLGEDTHIKEGDPVKRTGKIFSVPVGEAVTGRVIDPLGNPIDGLGPIDAKESREVEIKAPGIIARKSVHQPMYTGLKAIDAMTPIGRGQRELIIGDRQTGKTAVCLDAILAQKGQDVHCFYVAIGQKKSTVALVAETLRRYGAMEYTTIISATASEPASLQFISAYSGCTMAEYHRDNGRHALIIYDDLSKQAVAYRQMSLLLRRPPGREAYPGDVFYLHSRLLERAAKLSDKLGAGSLTALPIIETQAGDVSAYIPTNVISITDGQVYLEPNLFNAGVRPAINVGLSVSRVGGAAQVKAMKQVAGTLRLDLAQYRELAAFAQFGSDLDKATQLKLNRGVRMVELLKQPQYKPLAVEEQVISLFAGTRGFMDDVPVESVGQFEVAMQEFFHNAKSDILAEIREKAKLDDGLIAKLGAAIEEFKKGFKA